The following coding sequences are from one Nymphalis io chromosome 5, ilAglIoxx1.1, whole genome shotgun sequence window:
- the LOC126768339 gene encoding uncharacterized protein LOC126768339, which produces MGTAEIEAILNEIKHRELQMIAQQEPSVSELISSTVTETTFLAVSHPKSRISTILSLDKDNKVIIESTTLNNVAIDEKQQHNINHRSLKHDATTLAYNVENEVKKTKATVKEKINKMCTKATARTKAVAKSSKKVHRNITRMSQTRKPIVKTTVRKLLYSRKLNKNKFTTTLHSIPVLNDDYSMLSVFELLLTKTHENNMMNILSTKNFPIKREIKSKELIENTNNDKTKYEEFDSANIDYNYNSATPSEQNVQSENIPEDTSFESLSNKISYNDYVNGFKYYLNFQKDADDQRFSNLIRYQAHKHHKVDDIGKFILNKIPQLPTTRLKRKFVETETLDDQDVSTKSEDSWFKKHFFIFLDKDTPKKFHSVQTVSFKDSITKLCNKITKFNNSKSITTDSYKTNNHVTTPMTPLISKKYTTKKKEGLKKENPGFTNINMEDFKKRYKRKNIGKWNFNKKLRPKRNLDCAKGVEDLKSTLSMKSIGYVDINSVQKKTGHINTPPEQYFKTPIPMDVDDFNKFLKEENIDVLSVTSPLRDSVSKIVESRKSSSKLVPKLSSSQILEQNILKDLKTSTYNVKKKHGKRDLGERKYFTAKDVAALEVIVDLMKNTQGFVENEKNKEYTRSNKNNSYTTFLDKENQLNSIQIHIAIPPGVTDRKRSLESVNVRKVFSAIMSTPVDLEYQILTYDETTIAPTTVKQNILSPGLYLLVENTNSTCPKGNFALKPLSSIETSNFNIRHATSTVLEKSETIDTMSNTDSFSLKSKETENDHSFTTNDEIKYKRSVNMAQTNKNFITRSFAEKNKKRHIDLNAVKRFFGHDRVCHCSCKVNKSMCKSCAESDKVISELIFEFDNLEKYVVDHCTEIQTFFWMNPAGGKKLRSVILRIDKRLNDYYKRVKGKCQGRTCQMISSNIDKRYLRVNELDHQLLNRLNALFDNLQNIPKCHMGF; this is translated from the exons ATGGGGACGGCCGAAATTGaagcaattttaaatgaaatcaaacATAGAGAATTACAAATGATTGCGCAACAGGAGCCTTCTGTGTCGGAATTAATTAGTAGTACTGTTACGGAAACAACATTTCTGGCAGTTTCTCATCCAAAGTCACGGATAAGCACTATTTTATCACTCGATAAAGATAACAAAGTTATCATTGAGAGTACAACTCtaaataatgttgccatagatGAAAAACAGcaacataatattaatcatcGGTCTCTGAAACACGATGCTACCACTTTAGCATATAATGTTGAAAAT GAAGTAAAAAAGACCAAAGCAACTgtcaaagaaaaaattaataaaatgtgtacTAAAGCAACTGCAAGGACCAAAGCTGTAGCTAAATCATCGAAAAAGGTTCATAGAAATATCACAAGAATGTCACAAACACGGAAGCCGATAGTAAAAACAACGGTTAGAAAATTACTCTACAGTCGaaagttaaacaaaaataaatttactacaaCATTACATTCAATACCCGTTTTGAACGACGATTATTCAATGCTGTCAGTTTTTGAATTATTGTTGActaaaacacatgaaaataatatgatgaatatattatcaacaaaaaactTTCCAATTAAACGAGAAATAAAATCCaaagaattaattgaaaatacaaataatgataAGACTAAATATGAAGAATTTGACTCTgcaaatattgattataattataatagtgcTACACCTTCTGAGCAAAATGTTCAATCTGAAAATATACCTGAAGATACTAGTTTTGAGTCTCTAAGCAACAAAATATCATACAATGATTATGTCaatggttttaaatattatttgaattttcaaaAGGATGCCGATGATCAAAGATTTTCAAATCTCATTCGGTATCAAGCTCATAAGCACCATAAAGTAGATGACATAGgaaaatttattcttaataaaatcccTCAATTACCAACAActagattaaaaagaaaattcgtTGAGACAGAAACTTTAGATGACCAAGACGTTTCAACTAAAAGTGAAGATTCTTggtttaaaaaacatttctttatatttttagacaaaGACACTCCTAAAAAATTTCATTCAGTACAAACTGTCTCATTCAAAGATTCCAttacaaaattatgtaataaaattacaaaatttaataattctaaaagTATTACTACTGACTCATATAAAACGAATAATCATGTTACAACTCCTATGACACCTTTGATTTCGAAAAAATATACTACGAAGAAGAAAGAAggcttaaaaaaagaaaatccag gttttacaaatataaatatggaagattttaaaaaaagatacaaaagaAAGAATATCGGAAAatggaattttaataaaaagcttaGACCTAAGAGGAACCTGGACTGTGCAAAAGGAGTAGAAGATTTGAAATCGACTTTGAGTATGAAGAGCATAGGCTATGTTGATATTAATTCAGTTCAA aaaaaaacagGACATATAAATACTCCACCTGAGCAATATTTTAAGACTCCAATACCTATGGATGTCGatgatttcaataaatttttaaaagaagaaaatattgaCGTGTTATCCGTTACATCTCCTTTAAGAGATTCAGTTTCTAAAATTGTAGAGTCAAGGAAATCTAGCAGTAAACTTGTCCCAAAGCTGTCAAGTTCACAGATAttagaacaaaatattttaaaagatttgaaGACATCGACGTATAATG TGAAGAAAAAACACGGAAAACGGGACCTCGGTGAACGTAAATACTTTACGGCAAAAGATGTTGCAGCCTTAGAAGTCATCGttgatttaatgaaaaatacccAAGGGTTTGtagaaaacgaaaaaaataaagagtatacacgtagtaataaaaataattcgtacACAACCTTTTTGGATAAAGAAAATCAACTAAACTCAATTCAAATTCATATCGCAATTCCACCAGGCGTTACCGATAGAAAAAGATCCCTAGAATCTGTCAATGTTCGTAAAGTATTCTCAGCGATAATGTCAACTCCAGTTGATTTAGAATATCAGATACTCACTTACGATGAGACAACGATTGCGCCAACAACGGTTAAGCAAAATATACTATCGCCaggtttatatttattggttGAAAATACTAACAGTACTTGTCCGAAAGGTAATTTTGCATTGAAGCCCTTGAGTTCGATAGAAActtctaattttaatataagacaTGCAACATCAACCGTATTAGAAAAATCAGAAACAATAGATACAATGAGCAATACAGatagtttttctttaaaaagtaaagaGACAGAAAATGATCATAGTTTTACAACCAATGATGAGATTAAATATAAGCGTAGTGTAAATATGGCTCAAACgaacaaaaactttattacaaGAAGTTTTGCAgagaaaaataagaaaagaCATATTGATTTAAATGCAGTTAAGAGATTTTTCGGCCATGACAGAGTTTGTCATTGTagttgtaaagtaaataaatctaTGTGTAAGTCATGTGCTGAAAGTGATAAAGTTATTTCTGAATTAATTTTCGAGTTTGATAACCTAGAGAAATATGTAGTTGATCATTGCACAGAAATACAAACGTTCTTCTGGATGAATCCAGCTGGCGGGAAAAAGTTAAGAAGTGTGATTCTTAGAATTGATAAACGTTTGAATGATTATTATAAGAGAGTAAAGGGCAAATGTCAAGGGCGAACTTGTCAAATGATATCATCGAATATTGATAAACGATATTTACGCGTCAATGAACTTGATCATCAGCTACTGAATAGGCTAAATGCGCTATTCgataatttacaaaacatacCTAAATGTCACATGG GATTCTAG